A stretch of DNA from Curtobacterium sp. MCBD17_035:
GGCTGGGCGATACGTGGTGCCATCGCGTGCATCCAGGCGGTTTGGGCGGACGCCGTCCGAAGGTCCCCTCCTGCGGGGTTGGTGATGACATGAACCTGACGTTTCGCTGCAGCGAAGGCGTCGAGCAGGTCGGCCATGTCACTCGCCTGCGACCAGGGTTCGAGAATCGGATGCACCTTCTGCGTTGCACCAAGGTGCGGCGCAGCGTCGATGAGCGCGTCCCGTTCAGCTGGACGTGCGTAGAAGTACGGAAAGTACACAGTTCCCCCTTATGAGCACTGCTCACTCTGGAGGGGGTGCCTGCGGAGTTCAAGTACCCCGAAGAAGGGCCACCGGCATGCCGAGTCGGGTGAGGAGGCGCTGTTTCGCTGCGCCTGAGAGCGGTGCGGCGTATGCGAGCGCTCGCATAGAACGCGGCAGGCGTGCGTCGGTGACAAGGGTTGCGATTTTGCTCCCGCGTTGTTTGAACGCGTCGACTGCGCCGGCGTGCGCAGCGCTCACCGGAAGAGCGGCGAACGCGGTGCGAAGCTCCTCCCAACGCTGCAATGCGTTGGCATCATCGAGGACGACGCCGTTCGCTGCAACGATTCGTTCCGCTTCCGCCTGCCGAAGGGTGTCGAAGATGTGGTCGGAGCGCAGGCCTTCTCGGTTCGACTGCGCCTCGCGAAGCACCCGCAACGACCCGCGTCGGTTGAGTGTCATCAGCCCGACCCGGTCCGGTAGCTGCCGTTCTGCGGCGGCGGACCGTTTGTCGGACACGACGAGGTGCACGAACTCGACCCGCGTCTCGTAGTCAGCAACCTGCGAGCGGAGTCGTGCGAACGAGTCGAGATCCGTTTTCACCTCATAGACGGACGATGTGCCATTGAACGCGGCGACATCAGCGAACGAGCTGCCGAGCGGCAGTTCAAGGATTGCCGAGGCCGTCGTCGGACGGTGCCGGCCGAAGATGATCTTCGACACGATGGCGTTCTTGAAGACGTATTCGTTTCGGTAATCCCGAACCAGATGCGACAACGCCTGATCGAACATGTCCGCGAACGTGGCGTCCTCCGCCAGGTCAGCTGAGGCCATCAACTGCATCAGACGACTGATGGCGTCGGATGGTTCCCGGGAGGCGAGGTCTCGGTACGTGGCGGAGGAGAGTACCGCAGCGGCGTCGTTCCGATAGCGAGCCGCGTTCGAATCCAATCGCACGGCAGCAGCATACGCAGCGATCCGGGCGGCATCTTCGTGAGGTTGGGTGGTGGGGGACACGCCCGCTCTATGCCGGGCATGCCCGCCCGGGCGGTGACGGTGGGGCGGCGGCGCGCTGCGACGTGCTGCGCGGCCACCCGGTGGTCAGCGTGACGCTGCTCTCGTGGGCTGTTGACCGGTCACCTCTGAGGACGCCTCGCAGCGTGCTTGAGGCTCCCAAGCACTTTCGGCACGATGTTGGTGGTGCCCTGTCAACGTCTCCTGAACCACTTGCGCAGCGTTTGCGTCACGCGTGTGATGAGCGGCAGCTGCCGGTATTCAGCTTCGACGGCACGGCGGTCTGCCGCCGCTCCGCGACGGATCTGCTCGTCCGTCCAACGGGTGGACCAGCGCACCTGTCCATCTCGGATCCAGTAGTGCGACTTGCAGGGGAGTTGCCAGTTCCCCACCGATGGCGCCAGCGAGGGGCCGGCCTTTCCGTCGGTGATGGTCCACCGGGCTGGGCTGAGCGGGGTGACGACCTTCATGCCGCATCCGCAGGCGCAGTTATGGACCGCGGTTGCATGCGCTTCCGTGACGTAGAGAACGCCGTCGTCACGTCGGGTCGGGATGAACTCAACGTCTTCTCGACGGAACCGGTCGGTGTTCACGCTGTCGCCTCGTCGTTCGTGAGCAGGTTGCCGGACAGGGTGTACGTTGTGTGCATCTCGTGGTCGGGCCAGACGTAGTAGCCGCTGACTTTCTTCCACCAGATGACCGCGTGCGCGGCGTTGAGGGCGTTAAGTTCGGCGATCTGAATGTTGGAGCCGTACTCGTCCTCATCGGTGTCGGAGTACGTCACCCACTGTCGGACGTGTCGGCGTTCCCCTGGAACGCTCCCTGTCACGCGGACGATCCCGCCAAGGGCGTTGCCTTGGCGAGCGACGGCCATGCCGCAGTCGACAAACGGGACGCCCAGCTCTTCGAGCGCGTTGATGATGTCGCGTTTGGCGGGGCCGGCGTCCATGCTGATGAAGACGAACTGCATCGGGGCGAGGGCTGCCGAAGCGTTCGTGTGGTCGAGTCCCTCCGCGTGCGCGTGGATGCCGCGGCGCATCGCTGCGTAACGGTCGCGAAGGTAGTCGACCTTCGTTGGATGCGTGGCGAGGTCGTCGATGCTTGCGGCGCCGGGGGTTCGGAAGGCGTTGTGTGCGAGGAAGTCGTCGGCGTCGAAGAGGTGGATCTCCGCGACCGGCGTCTTCGCGACGAAGTCGAGGATGTAACTGCCGGTGCCACCGGTGCCGATGATCGCCACCGGTCCAAGAAGCCGGTCGTTCAAGTCTCCGGTGCCGGCACGGCTGGTCGCGGAGTCAAAGTAGGCGAAGACCCCATCCTCCGCGTCGCGTGCTAACGGTGCGAACGTGTTCGGTGTTGCGGCAGGGTCGATGTGCGTCGTCCACGGGCTGATCATACGGACGTAGGCGGTCACCTTCGCGTAGTAGTCGTCGTAGTACCCGACTTGCGGCTTGCTCGACAGGTAGGAGCGGGACCGCAGCGTGCCGTACAGCTGGTCTTCCTCGGTGTTGACAACCTTCGTGAGCTGGCGGCCGTCGTTGTCGTGCGGGACACCCGTGAAGTGCATCGTGTGGTCGGAGGGGCGCAGCGTCGCTGTGCCGTCGGTGGTGAGCTCGCTGATGAGCGCCCCGTACGCCACCGTCTTCTCGGCGGTGACGTACGGGACGTGATCGACGACGAGCATGCCGCCCTCGATGCGCACCTCAAAGCCTTCGCTGAGGAGCCGTTGCAGGTCGCGACTACGACCGACCAGTCGGGTAGACATCGAACGACGTTCCTTCCTTCCGTACCTCGATCGTCTGATGCTCGGCGAGGTTGCCGTTGTGCGGGTTGCTCTTCGCCTTCCGGAACACGACGGTGAACGTCGTCTCCGGCGATGGGGGCACCGGGAACGCGATCGCCACCGCTTCCTCGAACGACACCCGCTGGTTCGGCACAACCGCAAGCTCGCCGTTGATGACGATGGCGAACTCGGTCTCCTTGTGGACTTTCGCTGCCGTGCTCACTTCTCGTTCCTCACACCCTTGTGCTGGCGGGCTGAGCCGTCCATGATGCGGCCGGTGGCGGTGTCCCGCTTGAACCAGGTGCCCTTCGATTGGAACTCGCTGCGTCCCTTGACTTCGCCTCGTCGGAAGCCCTTGCCGGTGTTCTTGGCCACGATGGCCACCTCACATTCATCTCAGTTACGTGATGCAGCTGCTGCACACTGCTCGACATGTCGAGCAGGACTAGGATAGCACCATCGCTCGAAGTGTCGAGCACCCCGAGGAGTTCAATGACCGATTCGACACCAGAGGTCGACGTCAAGGCGTTGCACGCAGCCCTTGACGCCGCCCGATTGCAAGCGGGACTGTCCTGGCGGCAGCTCGCGAAGACCCTCAACGTCAGCGCCTCGACCATCTCGAGGATGGCGAACGGGTTGCGCCCGGATGTCACCGCGTTCGCCGCGATGACCACCTGGCTGCGTATGAGCGCGGAGGACTTCTACCGAACGCCCGGCATGACGGCCACGGACGCGGAGCCAGAGCTTGTCGCACAACTCGCTCCACTGCTTCGCGCCCGGAGTGACCTGCGCGATGATGACGTGCGGTACCTCGAGCAGCTGATCGGCAGCGCCGTCCAACGTTTCCGAAGCGAGCGAGGCGAAAGTTGAGCGGTGACCACGCAGGCTGAGATGCGGGAGATTGCCGCTGAAGAGCGCGCCGATCTCGGCATCGGGCCGCGCGACAGGTTGGATCCGTACGCACTGTGCAAGCTCCACGGAATCAACGTTTACCCGGTGTCATCCTTCGATGGCCGAGGGGACCTGGACGCGGTGGTTCACTTCACGTTGGGACGGGCGAGCGCCTGGTCCGCTGCACTCATCCCCATCGGAAGTGCGCGCATCATCCTCGAAAACGACAGTCACGCTCCGGTGCGGCGCCGCTCAAGCATCGCGCACGAACTCGGGCACTTCCTGCTCGAGCATCCGTTCGACGAGGTCCTTCTCGACGAGGATCACGAGCGGCAGTTCGACGCGAAGCAGGAGAAGGAGGCCAAGTACTTCTCCGGCGAGCTCCTCGTGCCGTTGAAGGCGGCTGAACAAGCCGCGTTCAACGGCTGGGACAACGCACGGGTGGCGCACGTGTACGGCGTGAGCGAGCAATTCGCGCAGATGCAGATGAAGGGTCAGCGGGTCCGCGCACAGCGCGCGGCACGCAACTTTCGGCGTTTCGCCGGCTGACACAACACGGGATCGGACACGTGGAAACGCTGGGCGCAAAGGCTCACGTTCTGAACAGCATGCCCATCGACGAGGAGCTCGATGCCTACGCTGCCATCGTTGCGCCGAGCTCCTCGTCGCCGCTGCGCCTACGACCAGGCGTCCCCCGCGGCGACGGCCGACTGGACGGGCTTCCAGCGGGAGTCGCAGCCACCTGGGAGTGGCACGACGGACAAGACGTCGGCGCCGATTTCGTTCCCTACGCGCGATTCCTCCCACTCGAGGACGCAGCTCGGGGACGGCACGGCCATGCTCCAATCCCGCCGCGTTATCCCCGAACACCCCGACCAGCGACCAGGAGCGTCCTGGCTCGCGTTCGTCAGTGACGGGAAACTTGCGCACATCATCGAACACGGGCCGACCCTTGCTACGCAGGTCATGGTCTTCGACCCGAGCGGATTCATCGACGACTACCCCATCGTGCCCGTGGCCGAACTTGTAGGAATTTGGCGTACCGCGTCTGCGAGCGGAGCCTGGAGCTACAACGGCGACACGTGGCGCATCGACCACCGCAAGTACCCGGACGAGCCGGCGCGGAGGCGGCTTCTCGTGTGCCGCGCGAGCCCTTCGATCGCAGCCGTCGACTCAATCCGCGGCGCGTGAAGTTGGGACGGACGCAGTGGTCTCTCGCCATCTGTCGCGCCGACGTCTCGTGCTTCGGGCTGACCGCGGTCACATCAATGACGGTGGACCTCATCCGGATACATCTCCACCGTGGCGCGCCTGCTTCCAGCAGGAGCTCATTCCCCTCGCCGTCAGGAGTCAACTCAACCTGCAGCAGTCCCGAATCTGGCGGCAGGAACGTCGACGCGCGCTCGACACACGGACCTCTGCTGCCCTCGGTGCGCACTGCGGGGTGACTCCACGCGGCAGCCGGTTTCGCGTCGACGCGCGTCGAGCCGCACGACGTTGGCAGTACCGCCATTACCGCTGCTGCGTTTAACCGTCGGCCCTTGGGTCGTCCAGACGGAGCATGTCGAACAGAGATGCGATGGCAGCGTTCGAATTGCCGCCGGCGTACGGATTCGGCAGGCGGCGTACATCACCGTCAGTGTCGCCATTTTCCGGCTCCGGCTCCGGCATCGTCTCGATACGTTCTCGTAGGGCGTCCGTGTGAATGTCGACGTCGAGGTCACTGGCGACGCTTTCAAGCTCTTCGAGCGCTTCCATCATGCTCGACGGCGACGCCCACGAGAGCGGGATGGAGTCCAGGTTGCTCTGCACTGCTTCGGAGACGGCGGAGGTGATGTGTATTGAGGCGATGCGTTGCCGAAGCTGGTAGTCGAGGTATGAGAGCTCGCGGAGGTCGTCTGTGCTCGAGACCGCCAACGCGCCGACCGTCGCGGCGTCCTCGGCCCGTTCCCGCGACCAGTCCTCGTCGATGCCGTCGAGCAGCGTGGCCAGTTCGAACGCAGTGGCGGACGTCGGCTCATGACCCCACTCGAACTCGTCGTCTAGGAATTTCAATGCCGCCTCGAAAGCGGCCGTCAACAGCGGCGCGGCTGACGGCGACAAGGAGCTCAGGATCCCTGCGACAACGACCAACGCTCCCATGCGTTCGTCGAAAGTTTCGCCGGCGATCCGAGACGCCGCCCTACTGCGCTCTGCCTGCTCCGCCGTCGTCAAAGCGTCACCAAGCAAGTCGACTGTCCGCTGTTCGACGGCTGCTACCTCGGTGTCAGCGAGCCCGTTCCCGTTGTCACGCGGCCGCTGCCGAAGCATGTACTCAACCTGGCGAGGCGACGACGCGTGTCGGAGCGCTGAAGCGAACAGGGTTGGCTCTTTGAGCCGATCGAGGAGGAAGTCGCGACGGCTCGCGTCGAATAGAGCGACATGGGTGTCCCGGCCGAGTTTCGCGATCCGGATCCACGTCCCCTCGA
This window harbors:
- a CDS encoding multiubiquitin domain-containing protein — encoded protein: MSTAAKVHKETEFAIVINGELAVVPNQRVSFEEAVAIAFPVPPSPETTFTVVFRKAKSNPHNGNLAEHQTIEVRKEGTSFDVYPTGRS
- a CDS encoding ImmA/IrrE family metallo-endopeptidase, which gives rise to MTTQAEMREIAAEERADLGIGPRDRLDPYALCKLHGINVYPVSSFDGRGDLDAVVHFTLGRASAWSAALIPIGSARIILENDSHAPVRRRSSIAHELGHFLLEHPFDEVLLDEDHERQFDAKQEKEAKYFSGELLVPLKAAEQAAFNGWDNARVAHVYGVSEQFAQMQMKGQRVRAQRAARNFRRFAG
- a CDS encoding sce7726 family protein, encoding MSPTTQPHEDAARIAAYAAAVRLDSNAARYRNDAAAVLSSATYRDLASREPSDAISRLMQLMASADLAEDATFADMFDQALSHLVRDYRNEYVFKNAIVSKIIFGRHRPTTASAILELPLGSSFADVAAFNGTSSVYEVKTDLDSFARLRSQVADYETRVEFVHLVVSDKRSAAAERQLPDRVGLMTLNRRGSLRVLREAQSNREGLRSDHIFDTLRQAEAERIVAANGVVLDDANALQRWEELRTAFAALPVSAAHAGAVDAFKQRGSKIATLVTDARLPRSMRALAYAAPLSGAAKQRLLTRLGMPVALLRGT
- a CDS encoding ThiF family adenylyltransferase; translation: MSTRLVGRSRDLQRLLSEGFEVRIEGGMLVVDHVPYVTAEKTVAYGALISELTTDGTATLRPSDHTMHFTGVPHDNDGRQLTKVVNTEEDQLYGTLRSRSYLSSKPQVGYYDDYYAKVTAYVRMISPWTTHIDPAATPNTFAPLARDAEDGVFAYFDSATSRAGTGDLNDRLLGPVAIIGTGGTGSYILDFVAKTPVAEIHLFDADDFLAHNAFRTPGAASIDDLATHPTKVDYLRDRYAAMRRGIHAHAEGLDHTNASAALAPMQFVFISMDAGPAKRDIINALEELGVPFVDCGMAVARQGNALGGIVRVTGSVPGERRHVRQWVTYSDTDEDEYGSNIQIAELNALNAAHAVIWWKKVSGYYVWPDHEMHTTYTLSGNLLTNDEATA
- a CDS encoding helix-turn-helix domain-containing protein; the encoded protein is MTDSTPEVDVKALHAALDAARLQAGLSWRQLAKTLNVSASTISRMANGLRPDVTAFAAMTTWLRMSAEDFYRTPGMTATDAEPELVAQLAPLLRARSDLRDDDVRYLEQLIGSAVQRFRSERGES
- a CDS encoding DUF6527 family protein; this encodes MNTDRFRREDVEFIPTRRDDGVLYVTEAHATAVHNCACGCGMKVVTPLSPARWTITDGKAGPSLAPSVGNWQLPCKSHYWIRDGQVRWSTRWTDEQIRRGAAADRRAVEAEYRQLPLITRVTQTLRKWFRRR